From a single Alkalihalophilus pseudofirmus genomic region:
- the obgE gene encoding GTPase ObgE, with translation MFVDKVKVYVKGGDGGNGMVAYRREKYVPDGGPAGGDGGKGASVVFEVEEGLRTLMDFRYQRHFKAPRGEHGRSKSQHGKNSPDMVVKVPPGTTVLDDQTGQVIADLTEHGQRAVIAKGGRGGRGNTRFATPVNPAPEIAENGEPGQERDVVLELKVLADVGLVGFPSVGKSTLLSVVSAAKPKIADYHFTTITPNLGVVETEDHRSFVMADLPGLIEGAHQGVGLGHQFLRHIERTRVIVHMIDMSALEGRDPYEDYLKINEELKQYNMRLLERPQLIVANKMDMPDSEENLKNFKEKMEDDVEIFPISTVTRQGLRDLLLTIADKIETTPEFPLYDEEEKESTRVVYKHEKKELPFVISRDDSGTFVISGAEIERLTKMTDFTHDESIRRFSRTLRHMGVDDALRERGAKDGDLVRLLKFEFEFIE, from the coding sequence ATGTTTGTAGATAAGGTTAAGGTTTATGTAAAAGGCGGTGACGGTGGTAATGGAATGGTTGCTTACCGCCGAGAAAAGTATGTACCAGACGGAGGCCCTGCTGGTGGAGATGGGGGAAAAGGAGCAAGCGTTGTTTTTGAAGTAGAAGAAGGCTTGCGTACATTAATGGATTTCCGCTATCAAAGACATTTTAAGGCGCCGCGCGGGGAGCATGGACGCTCTAAAAGCCAGCACGGTAAAAATTCGCCAGATATGGTCGTTAAAGTTCCACCTGGTACAACGGTACTAGATGATCAGACAGGGCAGGTTATTGCGGACTTAACAGAGCACGGTCAACGCGCAGTTATTGCAAAAGGAGGCCGCGGGGGACGTGGGAATACTCGATTTGCAACACCTGTAAATCCAGCACCTGAAATTGCTGAAAATGGTGAACCAGGTCAAGAGCGTGATGTGGTGCTTGAGTTGAAAGTGTTAGCTGATGTTGGATTAGTTGGATTCCCAAGCGTTGGTAAATCAACATTATTATCCGTTGTTTCTGCAGCTAAACCTAAAATTGCTGATTATCACTTTACGACAATTACTCCTAACCTAGGAGTTGTAGAAACCGAAGATCACCGTAGTTTTGTTATGGCAGATCTGCCTGGATTGATTGAAGGAGCTCACCAAGGAGTTGGGTTAGGTCATCAATTCTTGCGTCATATTGAACGTACGAGAGTCATTGTTCATATGATTGATATGTCTGCTCTTGAAGGCAGAGATCCTTATGAAGATTATTTAAAGATTAACGAAGAACTAAAACAATACAACATGCGTCTTCTTGAACGTCCGCAGCTTATTGTGGCTAATAAAATGGACATGCCTGATTCAGAAGAAAATCTTAAGAACTTTAAAGAAAAAATGGAAGACGATGTAGAAATCTTCCCTATTTCAACGGTCACAAGACAAGGGCTTCGTGACTTACTTCTTACAATTGCTGACAAAATTGAAACGACTCCTGAGTTCCCTCTTTACGATGAAGAAGAGAAAGAGTCAACTCGTGTGGTTTATAAGCATGAGAAAAAAGAGCTGCCATTTGTTATCAGCCGTGATGATAGTGGAACGTTTGTTATCAGCGGAGCTGAAATTGAACGCTTAACGAAAATGACCGACTTCACTCATGATGAATCCATTCGCCGTTTCTCAAGAACTCTTCGTCATATGGGTGTTGATGATGCATTGCGCGAACGCGGAGCAAAAGATGGCGATCTTGTTCGTCTGCTCAAGTTTGAATTCGAATTTATTGAATAG
- a CDS encoding ACT domain-containing protein yields the protein MSRKQFYLVREDMLTDAMQKTLNAKALLDSGKIKKINEAVTIAGLSRSAFYKYKDGILPFNTMVKEKIITLSINLVDRSGTLSQLLQKIAETGANVLTINQTIPLQGRAHITLSIDTSPMKIDLDELMEQVEVVDSVEKVELVGSGF from the coding sequence ATGTCGCGTAAACAATTTTATTTAGTCCGTGAGGATATGCTGACTGATGCAATGCAAAAAACGTTAAATGCTAAAGCGCTGCTTGACTCAGGGAAGATAAAAAAAATAAATGAAGCAGTCACGATTGCGGGACTGAGCCGTAGTGCATTTTATAAATATAAGGACGGAATTTTACCCTTTAATACAATGGTTAAAGAGAAAATCATTACATTATCAATCAACTTAGTAGATCGCTCAGGCACGTTGTCTCAACTGTTACAAAAAATTGCAGAAACCGGAGCGAATGTATTAACCATTAATCAAACAATTCCATTACAAGGCAGAGCTCATATTACCTTGTCAATTGATACATCCCCGATGAAGATCGACCTTGATGAATTAATGGAGCAAGTTGAAGTTGTTGATTCAGTTGAAAAGGTTGAACTTGTTGGATCAGGGTTTTAG
- the pheA gene encoding prephenate dehydratase gives MKVSYLGPVGTFTEMAAKAFFPLSDRVPFKTIPACIEAVAEDACDACVVPIENTIEGSVNMTIDYLVHKQRLPIMGTITIPIAQHLLMHPKQAGKTPEKIISHPHAIAQCHDYLQSEYSLVDTEFMNSTAEAAQMVANHPNRPIAAIANELAASEYELDFVGYDIHDYNNNHTRFIVLAKEETKLKLPALNSGYKTTLMVTLPSDYSGALHQVLSAFAWRKMNLSKIESRPTKTGLGNYFFLIDVDQLQDDVLIPGVKSELEALGCGVDILGSYPCVHHQHQSKKTSPTSC, from the coding sequence ATGAAAGTGAGTTATTTAGGACCTGTTGGAACATTTACAGAGATGGCTGCAAAAGCCTTTTTCCCATTAAGTGACCGGGTGCCATTTAAGACGATCCCTGCTTGTATAGAGGCAGTGGCCGAAGATGCATGTGATGCTTGTGTCGTTCCTATAGAAAATACAATTGAGGGTTCTGTAAACATGACCATTGATTATCTTGTACATAAGCAGCGATTGCCTATTATGGGAACCATTACGATCCCAATCGCTCAACATTTGCTTATGCACCCTAAACAGGCGGGGAAGACACCGGAGAAGATTATTTCTCATCCCCATGCTATTGCCCAATGTCATGATTACTTACAAAGTGAATACTCTCTTGTTGATACGGAATTTATGAATTCAACAGCGGAAGCTGCACAGATGGTAGCTAATCATCCTAATCGGCCGATTGCAGCCATTGCAAATGAATTAGCTGCATCTGAGTATGAGCTCGATTTTGTAGGGTATGACATCCATGATTACAATAACAATCACACACGCTTTATCGTTTTAGCAAAAGAAGAAACAAAACTTAAGCTTCCTGCTCTAAATAGCGGCTATAAGACAACGTTAATGGTCACGCTGCCTTCGGATTATTCAGGTGCACTTCATCAAGTTCTGTCTGCGTTTGCTTGGAGAAAAATGAACTTGTCGAAAATCGAATCTAGGCCAACTAAAACCGGCTTAGGCAATTACTTTTTTCTCATTGATGTCGACCAGCTACAAGACGATGTACTCATTCCGGGTGTAAAATCAGAACTTGAAGCTCTAGGCTGCGGAGTAGATATTTTAGGAAGTTATCCATGTGTTCATCATCAACATCAATCAAAGAAAACAAGCCCTACATCGTGCTAA
- a CDS encoding transcription repressor NadR encodes MNDKKLYGDERREQILDWLKESKEALTGKELSVRTNVSRQVIVQDMSLLKAKGHPIIATSNGYLYMQTHPKEKHQRLIACQHQPTDAMDELYTLVDYGVKVINVIVEHPMYGELTASLHFHTRQQVQQFNEEMKATNATLLSELTNGVHLHTIEADTPKQLEDAISALRKKGYLLED; translated from the coding sequence ATGAACGATAAAAAATTATATGGAGACGAACGTCGTGAACAAATACTTGATTGGCTAAAAGAAAGTAAGGAAGCACTTACTGGTAAAGAATTATCTGTTCGTACAAATGTCAGCCGCCAAGTGATCGTACAAGATATGTCATTGTTAAAAGCGAAGGGACACCCCATCATTGCGACATCAAATGGCTATTTATATATGCAGACTCATCCAAAGGAAAAGCACCAAAGGCTGATTGCATGCCAGCATCAACCAACTGATGCAATGGATGAACTTTATACATTAGTGGACTATGGTGTGAAAGTGATCAACGTGATTGTAGAACATCCGATGTACGGAGAACTCACAGCTTCTCTCCATTTCCATACGAGACAACAAGTTCAGCAATTTAATGAAGAAATGAAAGCAACGAATGCCACACTCCTCTCAGAACTGACAAATGGCGTACATCTTCACACTATTGAAGCAGATACACCTAAACAATTAGAGGATGCCATTTCGGCTCTTCGTAAAAAAGGATATTTATTAGAGGATTAA
- the safA gene encoding SafA/ExsA family spore coat assembly protein, protein MKIHIVQKGDTLWKLSKKYGVDFEQLKAANTQLSNPDMIMPGMKIKIPSNSVPVKNDTIAQTQAIKEQPMVQMAPKEMPKEMPKEMPKKEAPVTPAPAPQVQMQMPKMEMPKMPQPTIQQKPTTKNYETNMNVFFYKPEPKAKAMPQVKQPPKAPKPAPKAQAQKPAPKPAPKAQAQKPAPKPAPKAQAQKPAPKPAPKAQAQKPAPKSMPQAQQKTQPNTKPNVQANIKPQMKQPNAQPNIQPQMKQPNAQPNIQPQMQPSNMQPNIQPQMHPSNVQPNIQPQMHPSNVQPNIQPQMQPNMYPQMSQMQPMYQMPQMPQMMPYQHHGYQDGCWQPISPMMPGCANCGAGFGGQPYYEMPEWDYSEDSAEMMAQANQPMMPMNVAPQANQSMMPMNVGPQANQSMMPMNVGPQANQSMMPMNVGPQANQSMMPMNIGPQSNQPMQPMAQSNQQMQMMGQMNQPMMYGTNGQMMSQSDYEQLQHLNQYRETDDYED, encoded by the coding sequence GTGAAAATTCATATTGTACAAAAAGGGGATACACTTTGGAAGTTATCAAAAAAATATGGGGTTGATTTTGAACAATTAAAGGCAGCGAACACTCAGCTTTCCAATCCCGACATGATTATGCCAGGGATGAAAATTAAAATTCCGTCCAATAGTGTACCAGTAAAAAATGACACGATCGCACAAACTCAAGCGATTAAAGAGCAGCCTATGGTTCAGATGGCTCCAAAAGAAATGCCGAAAGAAATGCCAAAAGAAATGCCAAAGAAGGAAGCTCCTGTTACACCTGCGCCAGCGCCGCAAGTGCAAATGCAGATGCCAAAGATGGAAATGCCCAAAATGCCGCAGCCTACAATTCAGCAAAAGCCTACAACAAAAAATTATGAAACCAATATGAACGTATTCTTTTATAAACCAGAACCTAAAGCGAAAGCAATGCCGCAAGTAAAGCAGCCGCCAAAAGCGCCAAAACCAGCACCTAAGGCTCAAGCGCAAAAGCCGGCACCGAAACCAGCGCCAAAGGCTCAAGCACAAAAACCGGCACCAAAACCAGCGCCAAAAGCCCAAGCACAAAAGCCGGCACCAAAACCAGCGCCAAAAGCTCAAGCACAAAAGCCGGCACCAAAATCAATGCCGCAAGCGCAGCAAAAAACTCAGCCTAATACAAAACCAAACGTACAGGCAAATATCAAGCCGCAAATGAAACAGCCAAATGCTCAGCCGAACATCCAGCCGCAGATGAAACAGCCGAACGCTCAGCCGAATATTCAGCCACAAATGCAGCCATCGAATATGCAGCCGAACATCCAGCCACAAATGCATCCATCAAATGTACAGCCGAATATCCAGCCACAAATGCATCCATCAAATGTACAGCCAAATATCCAACCGCAAATGCAGCCTAATATGTACCCGCAAATGAGTCAGATGCAGCCTATGTACCAAATGCCCCAAATGCCCCAAATGATGCCTTACCAGCATCATGGATATCAAGATGGCTGCTGGCAGCCGATCAGCCCAATGATGCCTGGATGTGCTAATTGTGGAGCAGGCTTTGGCGGGCAGCCTTATTACGAAATGCCTGAATGGGATTATAGTGAGGATTCTGCCGAGATGATGGCTCAAGCAAATCAACCAATGATGCCGATGAATGTTGCACCGCAAGCAAATCAGTCCATGATGCCAATGAATGTAGGGCCTCAAGCAAATCAATCAATGATGCCAATGAATGTAGGGCCTCAAGCAAATCAATCAATGATGCCAATGAATGTAGGGCCTCAAGCAAATCAATCAATGATGCCAATGAATATAGGGCCGCAATCAAACCAACCAATGCAGCCAATGGCTCAATCTAACCAACAAATGCAAATGATGGGGCAGATGAACCAGCCGATGATGTATGGTACAAATGGTCAAATGATGTCTCAAAGTGATTATGAACAGCTCCAGCACTTAAATCAATACCGCGAAACGGATGACTACGAAGATTAA
- a CDS encoding IS3 family transposase (programmed frameshift), protein MTTFTKEYKLQAAKRYLNEIISYRELANQVGVDDSTLRYWVMLVRYHGDQAFTFPYTNYSAAFKLKVIQFMTEENYSIREASAIFHIPVPCMLRRWKKKWETAGEDALEPREKGLSTMTSNQNKNKGNSDSSTQSIEEMKRELEHLRMENAYLKKLKGLSSGKTITNKIKAKVVYELRNEFPVIRMLKIAKMPRSTYYNLVKKWSEPDPDRKWKRRIAFIYHKHFGRYGYRRITDLLQEKGYAINKKKVLRMMRDLGLKCLVRMKKYKSYKGEVGKAAPNILNRNFRAEKPNQKWVTDITEFKLFGQKLYLSPLFDLFNGELITYTLQSRPTYDLVDTMLDQGLKHLNKGDDLLIHSDQGWHYRMAPYVRKLKEHNITQSMSRKGNCHDNSVMENFFGILKSEFLYLNEFDSIEHFKEELEQYIYYYNHVRIKSRLNRKSPVAYRLSTQKAA, encoded by the exons ATGACCACGTTCACCAAGGAATATAAACTTCAAGCGGCTAAACGTTATCTAAATGAAATCATCAGTTATCGAGAACTTGCAAATCAAGTGGGCGTAGATGATTCGACGCTGCGATATTGGGTGATGTTAGTTCGCTATCATGGGGATCAAGCTTTTACCTTTCCCTATACAAACTATTCAGCTGCCTTTAAACTGAAAGTAATTCAATTTATGACCGAAGAGAATTACTCCATTCGAGAGGCATCAGCCATTTTTCATATTCCCGTTCCATGTATGCTTCGCAGATGGAAGAAAAAGTGGGAAACAGCTGGAGAAGATGCCCTTGAACCAAGAGAAAAGGGGCTTTCTACAATGACTTCTAATCAGAATAAAAACAAGGGCAACAGCGACTCTTCAACCCAATCGATAGAAGAGATGAAAAGAGAACTGGAACACCTGCGTATGGAGAATGCGTATTTAAAAAAGCTGAAAG GCCTTAGTTCAGGAAAAACAATCACCAACAAAATCAAAGCGAAAGTAGTATATGAACTAAGGAACGAATTCCCGGTGATTCGAATGTTAAAGATAGCCAAGATGCCTAGAAGCACTTACTATAACCTTGTAAAAAAATGGAGCGAACCAGATCCTGATCGAAAATGGAAAAGAAGAATTGCATTCATTTACCATAAGCACTTTGGTCGATATGGCTATCGTCGTATTACAGACCTCCTTCAGGAAAAGGGATATGCGATTAACAAAAAGAAAGTGCTTCGAATGATGAGAGACCTAGGGCTTAAATGCCTTGTACGAATGAAAAAATACAAATCATATAAAGGAGAAGTTGGAAAAGCAGCTCCAAACATCCTAAACCGTAACTTTAGAGCCGAGAAGCCTAATCAAAAGTGGGTGACAGACATTACGGAATTTAAATTGTTTGGACAGAAGCTCTATCTGTCTCCACTATTTGACCTGTTTAACGGCGAACTGATAACCTATACGCTCCAATCAAGACCAACGTATGATTTGGTCGATACGATGTTGGACCAAGGGTTAAAGCACCTAAATAAAGGCGATGATCTCTTGATTCATTCTGATCAAGGTTGGCACTATCGAATGGCCCCTTACGTAAGGAAACTGAAAGAACATAACATCACACAAAGTATGTCTCGAAAAGGCAACTGTCACGATAATTCTGTCATGGAAAACTTTTTTGGAATCCTGAAATCGGAGTTCCTTTATTTAAACGAATTTGATAGTATTGAACACTTCAAAGAAGAGTTAGAACAATACATCTATTACTACAACCATGTGAGAATTAAATCAAGATTGAACCGGAAAAGTCCAGTAGCTTATCGACTCAGTACCCAAAAAGCTGCTTAA